The genomic DNA TAAATAATGGATTCGCTGAACTAATTACAATAACTCCGGAAATGAAAACAGAGGATATAGATAACCTCGTAAAAAAAGCACAGGAAATTCAAGAAAAAATAAAACAGGATTTGGTTACAGTTAATCAAGATAAAAATCCAGCTTTTAAAATTGGGGATAAGAAAAAGACAGATGATTTTCATGATGAAATGATTAAAGAAGAAAGCGAAAAATATAAAGAAAAAGAAATGCCAAAATTTTTTAGATAAATAAGGAGGAAATAATGAGAAAAACAGTAATAGACACAAGTCAAAAACAACCAATTTATAAAGTTGATTATGCTGTGCCGGTCACAATAGATGCTGCAGCTACAGAATTTGAAATGGTTGGAAATAATAAAATTGTGAGAGCTGGAACTATTGTTAGTTCAACAAAGAATTTAACTGAACCAAATCAGGTTAAGGTTTTAACAGATAATACGGCAGGAAAAGGAATCCTAATGGATGATGTAGATATTACATTTGGTGATGCTATCGGAACAGCATTAGTAAAAGGAATAATATTTGCTGAAAGAATAACAAACCCGCCAACAACAGTAGACTATAATGATTACTTGGGAAATGGCTTAATTCAAGCTGTTTCTATAGACAGATAAGGAGGAAATAAATGAAATTACAAGAAATGTTTAAAGCAGAAAAGATAACAAATTATAATAAAACTTTGGGGAAACCAATGTTTTTACATGAATTTTTTATGGAAGTAAGATATACTGACAATTTTAAAATATCTACAAAAGTTAACGGGAAAAATGAGGGAATTGCAATTAATCCATCAAATTTTGATGCTGATCCAATACTGAGAGAATTTAAAGAAGTAGCGACTTATGATGAGGATAAAATATATTTTAAAGAGGCTCATAAACTTAATGAGGAAAATAGAAAGAGATTATTTGAATTACTTAAAATGGAGAGCAATAAAGCTTTGGAGATATTTGTGAAGCAAAGATTTAAAGAAATGGCTGGTGAAGATGGCTGGTTAGATTCTGTTAGAATTAGAGCTGAAATAATGTTTATCCAACTTATTACAAGCGGAAAAAATGCAATAAAAGAAAAGGCTGTGGAAAAAGAAATTGATTACTTGCACCCAGCTGATAATAAAATTGCATTAACAGGTGGGGAATTGTGGACAGCCCCAACAACAGCAACCCCAATTTCTGATTTATTAAGATGGAAGAAGTTTAATAAAGCTAATACAGAATATGCAATTATGAATAGAAAAACATTTGAAGATATGATTAAGACGGATGAAGTAAAAAATTATATGAAAGAAGAGTTCAAAATAACTCTTGCTTCAGATGAAGAATTTATAACAGCAGTACAAAGAAAAACTGGGCTTCAAATTATTATATATGAGTATGAAGCTAAAGCAAAAGAAACAGAAGCAAAAAAAGTAATTTTTCCTGATAGTGTTGTGGCATTATTGCCAAGAAAACTTGGGTATATATCTTACGGTCCGACAATAAGTGGAATAGATACAGAACTAGGATTAGAAGTTGAAGATAATATGTCTGTAATTCCTAAAACATACGCTACTTTAACAGTTACATTTGAGAAAAGTGGACAAGCTAGCAAGATAAGACAAATGATATTTGAAATAGAGTCTACAATGGCACCTGACGAACCTGATATGTCAAATTTAATTATAGCTAAGACAGCATAAGGAGGAAAAATGAAAGAAGCAGATATAAAAATAGATGATCTAGAAAAAGAAGAAACAAAGTCTGAAAAAAAAGGTAATGTGAAAAAAGAAAAAAATCAAGAAGCTGTAAAAAAAGATGATAGTGCTGAAATCCTTAAAGAGAATCGAAATGAAGACGATAAGAATGATACGGAAAATATAAAAGAAAAAGTAGTAAATAAAAGTACCAAAAAATATAAAGTATTAATAGGAATGGTAGGGAAAATAAGAAAAGGCGGAGAAATAGAACTGACAGATGAAGATGCTGAGGCACTTCTAAAAGAAGAATATATAGAAGAGGTATAAATATGGAAATACCTGAAGATCTAAAAATATTTGTTCCAGAAATAAAGAATTATCCTGACGAGGTTATACAAGCTATATATGATGTGGTTTATGCCTTATATCCTGACGAAGAACATAAGTTACTTAGATATTATTTTTTTGGGTTTCTGTTAACTAGTGACGATCCTACATACTTAGCAAGTAAGATTGAAATTTCAAATACTAAGATAGAACAGATAACTGGTGATAATGGAAATCCATATTGGGTAATGTATAAAAGGCTGTTAGGAGCTTTAGGTTTAGACGATGATACAGAAAATGAAACTACTGTTGTAGTTTATTGAGGAGGGAAAATGAAAGTAAAGATAATTTCAGAACTTGAAGCTACTCTTTATACAAGAAGAAACTTGATTGTATATAAAGGAGAGTATGAAATGATATTAGGCGCTCAGGATCTGGAAAATTATAAAAAAGAAATAGAAGATAGAAAACTTCCTATAAAAATTGAAGTTCTACCTGAAGAAGGTGTGGATAATGGGAATAAAGACAAAGGAAACGGTAAAAAATCCGCTAAAGAAGGTAATGGGATCTAATAAGGTACAAGTCGGTATCTTTGGAGATGGGGAACTGACAATGTTAGCTAATATATTTGAAGATGGGGGTGGACGTTGGGGGAGTGTGCCTGATTGGTCGCCACTAGAAACAGCAGCACCTAAGATATTGGAAGCTGCTGTGAATATAGTTAAGCAAGAAGCCGCTCAAATGATTATAAACGGGAAAGATAATACTTTAAAAAAGGTAGCTTTAGAAGGTGCAGGGATATTAAAAGAAACCATTGAAGGAATAAAAAGTCCGGGCAATAAAGAATCTACAATCAAGAAAAAAGGATTTGATAATCCTATGGTTGATAGTGGTAAATTCAAAAAGGCTGCTTCTGGAAAAGTGAATGGTGTTGGAACTTTTGGGAAAGGTAAATTAGGATAATGGCTGGGAAATTTAGAATATATCAAAGGATAAAAAGGTTATTTGAAAGAGATGTTATTTTACAAACAAGAACAATCACAAAAAGCTTTATTGGAGAACCTCAACCAACAATTACAGAATATAATATCAAAGCAGCAATTTTAAATCAGAAAACTGGATATAAACTTAATTCTTTAGCACTAGATAATGAAAGACAAAACACTGATTTAACAATGGATATTTACTTTCATGAAGATCTGGAAATAGAACCAAAAGTAAAAGATATAGTTTTGTGGAATGGTAAAAAATATCAAATTAATAAATTAGAAGATAATAGAATAACTTCTGACTTCTGGAAAGGAGAGATTGTTGAGCTTAGCAAATAGACTAAAAGAGATACATGAGGAAGTGAAAACTGTATTATGTGAAATCATTTATGAAAAAACAGAGATAACAAAAGAAGAAATAAATAATGATGATTATTTGAATGAGTATGATAATGAAGAGTTAGATAAACCAACAACATTATTCTATAAAGTAGATCTGATTTCTCCTTTTTCACCGGAAATAAATGGAAGTTATATTTATGATTTGAAGTTTGACATTAATTTACATCTACAAACCAAAGAACATAAAACAATAGCAGAATTATTATTATTCCTGTCAAATGATAGGGAAATAGTAAAAAGATTCAAAGGAACAAATAATAAATTAAAAATAAATATAAAGGATGTTGCATTACTTCAAAGCTCTAATTTCACACATAACAACGAAACATTTCATAAAGAGGTAATGACATTCAATATTATGTACGAGGAGGAATACAATGGCGATATATAAGCCTACATTGAATTTTTTGAATACAATTAATGTTGATACTAAATATTCAAAAAGTTATTTAACAGATGTAAGAGATGCATTATTTTTATCAACTGTAAAAGATGTAGAACCTACTGTAATAACAGAGGTTACAGATTTAATAACATTAGGTTTCACAACATCTGATCCTATTTATAAAAAAGTAGCTGATGCATTTGGACAAGGCGGAATAGATAACATATTAATTTATGGTGTTGATATGGTAACAGCAACTTCAATGACACCTGAAAGTGTTATGGAAGCTTATGATAATCATGTGCTTGCTACTGACTATACAATCTTGATTTTAGATGTAGTGGACATGGCTAAAGCTCAGTTATGGGCGACTGCTTTTAAACCACTTATTGATGATAAGCATCTATTCTTACAGTTTGACACTGTAACAAACACTATAGCAGAAATAAATACATTTAAAACAACAAATAATCTTGATAATGCAAGTGTATTTGTAATAGATAATGATACATACACAAATAATCTTGATTCTATCACATGGGCAAGAGTAAGAAACAGAGATCTAGGATCGTATATAGTTCACTCAACTGAAGTAAGAAATGTAACAAAGCCTAATTGGACAAAGACAGAACAACAAAATTTAAAAGATATGGGATTGAATTTTATCTCGAATCCAATAAGAGGGAAATTCCACATTCAAAACGGACTTACAACAAGCGAATTGCCAATAGAGGTACATTTGTATAGGTTATGGGAAATAAAAACACTGAGAGAGAGATTAACAAGGCTACAGATAGAAACAGATAAAATCCCTATCAATGAAAGTGGATATGAAATGATAGAGGGAACTATTAAAGGAGTAATATTTACAGCTGTGAATATGGGAATAGCTAAAACAGTAAATGGTGATCCGTTGGCTATTGAAAGAAGAACAGATGATAACGGAAATTCTCTTGATTACTTATTAGGAAAAGTAGAACTCCAATTTCCGTCAGAAGAAGATATAAGAAACGCTGATTTTAAGTTCAGATACTTTCATACTTTGCTTGACGGGATAAGACACGTGGATGTATCTGGATATATTTCCCAAACAGGAGAATTAATAATAGGAGGTACACAGTAATGATTAATTATAATTGGAGAAATGTACATATAACAATGTTATCCAATGATTTTCCTGGAGGAGTACTGAAGTTTGATTGTTTCCACGAAGATGGATTTCAAGATGAAAAAAAAGAGGAATCTTCACAATCTGTTAGTTTAAGCTGTGGTCAAACTATAAACGCAGTAAATACAAATAATGAATTTACTTTTACATTAGCTCTGGGTTATGGAACAAGTGAAGAAAAAGCAATGGTAGTATTTTACCAAACTGTTGGAATGTTACAACCAAACTATAGCTTAACAGTGATAATAAAGGATGATAACGATAGTTCAATTACAACTTATCCAGGAGTAGTGATAACAAAGCCATCTTCAGTAACACATAAAAAAGATGGTGCATTAGATGCTAGAACATGGGAGTTTAAAGCAGAAAGCAGAAGTATAGTTTATTACTAATAGAAAGGGTGAAATAATGGAAAAGAAAAATCCAAATCAAGATTTCAATATGGATGATGAAATAAAAAAAGCACAAGAAGAATTAATAAAAGAAGGTAAATTAGAAAAAGGTATTATTGATTCAGATGAATCAATTACAGAAGGTGTAGATCCCGAGGAACTGGCAGGCATGAGAAATGAAAAAGAACTGGAAAGACTAAAGAACCTTAAAAGAATAAAATCAGGTGATAGAGTAAACTATTTCATGGTAGATAATGATGACAGAGTAAGGGAAGTAGCTTTTAAGTTTCCGGCAACAAAAGTAATAATGAATCTAGCGGAATATGGAGTATCTGGGGACGGAAGATTATATTTAGATTTAACTAAAGCTATTGAAGTTTTAGAACAAAATAAACTATTTGTTGGAAAATTTGATGTTAATGACTTCTGTCAGGAGGAGTTGGAAGGATTTGGTGGTTTCTTAATGAGTATATTAAGAAATCCCAGAAAATTTATACAAAACTTATCTAAATAATACTGTTAATTTAAATGATGAAATTATTGTAGGAAATATAACTTATATAGAAAGTCTGGCATTTGAATTAGAAACAGATAGTTTTTTCAATAATTTTAATGCATTAGACTTTCTAAAGAGATATAACAACAATGAAATTTCAGATTATGAGTTTGATGTATTTTTAAAACAGATTTCTTATTCAAGATTTTTGAAAAAAAGAGATGCGAATACATCATTAGTAACTAATCAATATATAGTAGGAATAGC from Sebaldella termitidis ATCC 33386 includes the following:
- a CDS encoding major capsid protein produces the protein MKLQEMFKAEKITNYNKTLGKPMFLHEFFMEVRYTDNFKISTKVNGKNEGIAINPSNFDADPILREFKEVATYDEDKIYFKEAHKLNEENRKRLFELLKMESNKALEIFVKQRFKEMAGEDGWLDSVRIRAEIMFIQLITSGKNAIKEKAVEKEIDYLHPADNKIALTGGELWTAPTTATPISDLLRWKKFNKANTEYAIMNRKTFEDMIKTDEVKNYMKEEFKITLASDEEFITAVQRKTGLQIIIYEYEAKAKETEAKKVIFPDSVVALLPRKLGYISYGPTISGIDTELGLEVEDNMSVIPKTYATLTVTFEKSGQASKIRQMIFEIESTMAPDEPDMSNLIIAKTA